From a region of the Castor canadensis chromosome 7, mCasCan1.hap1v2, whole genome shotgun sequence genome:
- the Sfrp5 gene encoding secreted frizzled-related protein 5 — protein MLVAGGARAAALALLLGALHGAPARGQEYDYYSWQTEPLHGRSYSKPPQCLDIPTDLPLCHTVGYKRMRLPNLLEHESLAEVKQQASSWLPLLAKRCHSDTQVFLCSLFAPVCLDRPIYPCRSLCEAVRAGCAPLMEAYGFPWPEMLHCHKFPLDNDLCIAVQFGHLPATAPPVTKICAQCEMEHSADGLMEQMCSSDFVVKMRIKEIKIENGDRKLIGAQKKKKLLKPGPLTRKDTKRLVLHMKNGAGCPCPQLDSLAGSFLVMGRKVDGQLLLMAVYRWDKKNKEMKFAVKFMFSYPCSLYYPFFYGAGEPH, from the exons ATGCTGGTGGCCGGGGGCGCGCGGGCGGCCGCGCTGGCGCTGCTGCTGGGGGCACTGCACGGGGCGCCAGCGCGTGGCCAGGAGTACGACTACTACAGCTGGCAGACTGAGCCGCTGCACGGCCGCTCCTACTCCAAGCCGCCGCAGTGCCTCGACATCCCCACCGATCTGCCGCTCTGCCACACAGTGGGCTACAAGCGCATGAGGCTGCCCAACCTCCTCGAGCACGAGAGCCTGGCCGAGGTGAAGCAGCAGGCGAGCAGCTGGCTGCCGCTGCTGGCCAAGCGCTGCCACTCTGACACACAGGTCTTCCTCTGCTCGCTCTTCGCGCCCGTCTGCCTCGACCGGCCCATCTACCCATGCCGTTCGCTGTGCGAGGCCGTGCGAGCCGGCTGCGCGCCGCTCATGGAGGCCTATGGCTTCCCCTGGCCAGAGATGCTGCACTGCCACAAGTTCCCCCTGGACAACGACCTCTGCATCGCTGTGCAGTTCGGGCACCTGCCTGCCACCGCGCCTCCAG TGACCAAGATCTGCGCCCAGTGTGAGATGGAGCACAGTGCTGATGGCCTCATGGAACAGATGTGCTCCAGTGACTTCG TGGTCAAAATGCGCATCAAGGAGATCAAGATAGAGAATGGGGACAGGAAGTTGATTGGAgctcagaagaagaagaagctgcTCAAGCCAGGCCCTCTAACACGCAAGGACACCAAAAGGCTGGTCCTGCACATGAAGAATGGAGCAGGGTGCCCCTGCCCGCAGCTGGACAGCCTGGCCGGCAGCTTCCTAGTCATGGGCCGCAAAGTTGATGGACAGCTGCTGCTGATGGCCGTCTACCGCTGGGACAAGAAGAATAAGGAGATGAAGTTCGCAGTCAAATTCATGTTCTCCTACCCCTGCTCCCTCTACTACCCCTTCTTCTACGGGGCTGGGGAACCCCACTGA